A stretch of Flavobacterium sp. N2270 DNA encodes these proteins:
- the trxB gene encoding thioredoxin-disulfide reductase, protein MSDTIEKVKCLIIGSGPAGYTAAIYAARANMNPVLYQGTQPGGQLTTTNEVENFPGYVDGVTGPEMMIQLQSQAQRFGTDVRDGWATKVDFSGDIHKVWINDTKEIHCETVIISTGASAKYLGLPSEQKYLQLGGGVSACAVCDGFFYRNQEVVIVGAGDSACEEAHYLSKLCTKVTMVVRKDEFRASKIMAERVQKTKNITIMFNTETDEVLGDGQVVTGVRLKNNVTGELTEIPATGFFVAIGHKPNTDIFKDYIDLDATGYIKNIPGTSKTNVAGVFVAGDAADHVYRQAITAAGTGCMAALDAERYLASKD, encoded by the coding sequence ATGTCAGATACAATAGAGAAAGTAAAATGCTTAATTATAGGTTCAGGTCCTGCAGGTTATACTGCAGCAATTTATGCAGCTAGAGCAAACATGAACCCTGTTTTATATCAAGGAACCCAGCCTGGAGGTCAATTAACTACTACAAATGAAGTAGAAAATTTCCCAGGTTATGTAGATGGAGTTACAGGACCAGAAATGATGATTCAATTACAAAGTCAAGCACAAAGATTTGGAACAGATGTTCGCGATGGTTGGGCAACAAAAGTTGACTTTAGCGGCGATATTCACAAAGTTTGGATTAACGACACTAAAGAAATACACTGTGAAACGGTAATTATTTCTACAGGAGCTTCTGCTAAATATTTAGGATTGCCTTCTGAACAAAAATACCTACAATTAGGTGGTGGAGTTTCTGCATGTGCAGTTTGTGACGGATTCTTTTATAGAAATCAAGAAGTTGTAATCGTTGGAGCAGGAGATAGTGCTTGTGAAGAAGCACACTATTTATCTAAATTATGTACCAAAGTTACTATGGTTGTAAGAAAAGACGAATTTAGAGCGTCTAAAATTATGGCTGAACGTGTTCAAAAAACAAAAAACATTACTATTATGTTCAATACTGAAACTGATGAGGTTTTAGGAGACGGACAAGTGGTTACTGGTGTAAGATTAAAAAATAATGTTACTGGCGAATTAACAGAAATTCCTGCAACTGGATTTTTTGTTGCTATTGGACATAAACCAAATACAGATATTTTTAAAGATTATATTGATTTAGATGCAACAGGTTATATTAAAAATATTCCTGGAACTTCTAAAACTAACGTAGCTGGTGTTTTTGTAGCTGGTGATGCAGCTGATCATGTGTACAGACAAGCAATTACTGCTGCTGGTACTGGTTGTATGGCTGCATTAGATGCAGAACGCTATTTAGCTTCAAAAGATTAA
- a CDS encoding DUF2807 domain-containing protein, translated as MKKITLLFLIVFTCSLTFGQKKERIKGSKIVTLSIKKLENFENIDVEDNLEIYLVKADSASLEIEADDNLHDIINYTILGNTLRINSLKDVYGEKKFSVRINYTDNLKLITAKHDTKIHALADIELENITVKNYDNSRSFLNVRSKFFAIMLNDKSEAELNIKADNTTVEVSKDAELKALIASPEVKIDLYQKGKAQIEGDASMAKVRLDNSSDLIAKKFTISNLDITVESYAKASVNVAKNIKISAAGKSEIELLGEPKIEIVKFTNNTTLYKKEK; from the coding sequence ATGAAAAAAATTACACTTTTATTTTTAATTGTCTTTACCTGTTCATTAACATTCGGACAAAAGAAAGAAAGAATTAAAGGTTCTAAAATTGTTACTCTTAGTATTAAAAAATTAGAAAACTTTGAAAACATTGATGTTGAAGACAATCTAGAAATATATTTAGTAAAAGCAGATTCTGCATCTTTAGAAATAGAAGCAGATGACAATTTACATGATATTATCAATTACACAATTCTAGGCAACACATTAAGAATAAATTCCTTAAAAGACGTTTACGGAGAAAAGAAATTTTCTGTTAGAATAAACTACACTGATAATTTAAAGCTTATTACTGCAAAACATGATACTAAAATTCATGCTTTAGCAGATATAGAATTAGAAAATATTACGGTTAAAAATTACGACAATTCGCGTTCATTTCTAAATGTAAGATCTAAGTTTTTTGCAATTATGTTAAACGATAAGTCAGAAGCAGAATTAAATATAAAAGCAGATAATACAACTGTAGAAGTTAGCAAGGATGCCGAATTAAAAGCCTTAATTGCTTCGCCAGAAGTGAAGATAGATTTATACCAAAAAGGGAAGGCACAAATAGAAGGTGATGCTTCAATGGCTAAAGTAAGACTTGATAACAGTTCAGATTTAATTGCTAAAAAATTCACTATTTCAAATTTAGATATTACTGTAGAAAGTTATGCTAAAGCAAGTGTAAATGTGGCAAAAAACATTAAAATTTCGGCTGCAGGAAAATCAGAAATTGAGTTATTAGGTGAACCAAAAATTGAAATTGTAAAATTTACCAACAATACGACTTTGTATAAAAAAGAGAAATAA
- a CDS encoding head GIN domain-containing protein, translated as MKTTIKLFALFILVGFTSCKHNINFGNGIDGSGNIISEKRNIDQKFTKISASSGVDVIIEQGSPTEIEVETDDNLIEYVITKVENGTLIVKIDGNINNMSAIKVRVKMQTISSLESSSGSSITSKNKLNGSSIALKSSSGSEIDVELEYESVSCESTSGSEIKASGKALRLETQSSSGSEIDASNLAVNEVFAQSTSGSSTTVNPIVKLDAKASSGSSIDYIQEPTKITKEETSGGSVDKE; from the coding sequence ATGAAAACAACAATTAAATTATTCGCTCTATTTATATTAGTAGGTTTTACTTCATGTAAACATAATATAAACTTTGGAAACGGTATTGACGGAAGCGGAAATATAATTTCTGAAAAAAGAAATATCGATCAAAAATTTACTAAAATTTCTGCTAGTTCAGGTGTTGATGTTATAATAGAACAAGGAAGTCCTACTGAAATTGAAGTAGAAACTGATGATAATTTAATTGAATATGTTATTACTAAAGTTGAAAACGGAACTCTAATTGTAAAAATCGATGGAAATATAAATAATATGTCTGCAATTAAAGTTAGAGTTAAGATGCAAACAATTTCAAGTTTAGAATCTTCAAGTGGCTCATCTATAACATCAAAAAATAAATTAAACGGCTCATCTATTGCTTTAAAATCAAGTAGCGGAAGTGAAATTGATGTAGAATTAGAATACGAAAGTGTAAGTTGCGAATCTACAAGCGGAAGTGAAATAAAAGCATCTGGAAAAGCTTTGCGTCTAGAAACACAATCGTCTAGCGGAAGCGAAATAGACGCCAGTAACCTTGCTGTAAATGAAGTTTTCGCACAATCTACAAGTGGAAGTTCAACTACTGTAAATCCAATTGTAAAATTAGATGCAAAAGCATCAAGCGGAAGTTCTATTGACTACATTCAAGAACCTACAAAAATCACAAAAGAAGAAACATCTGGCGGAAGTGTTGATAAAGAATAA